From a single Cytophagia bacterium CHB2 genomic region:
- a CDS encoding DNA polymerase IV, which yields MDRTILHINIPNFPVALECVRFPRLRGRPVAVAALGGERATLASVSKVAGESGIMAGMPVYRARRMCRDLIVLPVDESYYSSGNARLTSILMHLSPLVQPYRFGRAHSDVTRTARTTPRAVDMGWKTLKAIHAELQLAAAAGVGTNKLLSQIISKVVPANEVQAITRGNEEKFLAPLWSNYLPSVTGTVWQELQELNLLRIGEIAQFTAHDLVMIFGKLGGVLFEHAHGIDHTPVMSLDS from the coding sequence CTTTCCCCGCTTGCGAGGCCGGCCCGTGGCAGTTGCAGCGTTGGGCGGGGAACGGGCGACATTGGCTTCAGTTTCAAAAGTCGCCGGTGAATCGGGTATCATGGCCGGCATGCCGGTTTATCGCGCCCGGCGCATGTGCCGTGACTTGATCGTGTTGCCGGTGGATGAATCGTATTACTCCTCGGGCAACGCCCGCTTGACCTCCATTCTGATGCACCTTTCGCCGTTGGTCCAGCCGTATCGCTTTGGCCGCGCTCATTCCGATGTCACGCGCACCGCGAGAACGACGCCGCGTGCTGTTGATATGGGCTGGAAAACGCTGAAAGCAATTCATGCGGAGTTGCAGCTTGCCGCTGCTGCCGGCGTGGGAACGAACAAACTCCTGAGCCAAATCATCTCGAAAGTTGTTCCGGCAAACGAGGTGCAAGCCATCACCAGAGGCAATGAAGAAAAATTTCTCGCGCCGCTGTGGTCGAATTATTTGCCCTCCGTAACCGGAACGGTTTGGCAGGAATTGCAGGAGCTGAATCTGCTGCGCATTGGTGAGATTGCCCAATTCACGGCGCACGATCTTGTCATGATATTCGGCAAATTGGGCGGGGTGTTGTTCGAACATGCACACGGCATTGATCATACGCCGGTGATGTCACTGGATTCT